CGACCTCTTCCAGTTTTTTAGCAACTTCGAGAGAATCATTTAAGGGATTGGGGATTTGGGGATTGGGGATTGGGGACTGGGGACTGGGGACTGGGGATTGGGGACTGGGGAACTCGGGGCCCCCACGACCGGAGGGAGTGGGGATTAGGGGCAATGGGGACTGGGGATTGGGGATTGGGGACTGGGGATTGGTATTTCTCCCCTGCTCCCCTGCTCCCCTGCTCCCCTGCTCCCCTGCACCCCCGCTCCCCTGCACCCCTACACCCCTGCTCCCCTGCTCAAGAGCAACTTCGGGAATACTCGGCAAAGGGGCAATATAAGCAATATTGAACTCACCGCGATCAAGTTTAGGAATAAACCCTTTGGGGATCAGGGGAATAATTGCTATACCTGCAATGAAACTGAGTGCAGCTAACCCAATAACTATCCTGCGGTGATTCAAAGACCACCGTAGCAAGCCTGTGTAAGATTGGGCAAAAGCTACCCAGATATTTGCTTCCCGACGAGGAGAACGCGAGAATGTCGGTTTTAGCCAGTAGATAGCCAGAACTGGCGATAATGTCCGAGCAACCAGCATCGAAGCAAGCATCGCTGCTGAAACAGTAATACCGAAGGGCTTGAAAAATTGACCAATAACCCCACCCATCAAACCTATTGGCAGAAATACCGCTACAGCCGTCAAAGTGGCGGCGGTGACTGTTAAGCCAATTTCGTTCGTGGCTAAAAGCGCGGCTTTGCGGGGACTCTCCCCATCTTCGATGTGACGCATAATGTTTTCCACATCAACGATCGCGTCATCTACAATACTGCCAATCACTAAAGCCAAAGCCAGCAACGTGATTGTCTCCAGGTTAAAACCAAAAATCGCCATGACGATAAACGTCGCCAACAAAGATGTAGGAATGGCTAAGGCAGAAATCAAAGTTGCTCGCCAGTTCCACAAAAAAGGAAAAATCACCACAATAGACAACAAGACTGCCTCCAGCAAAGCATCTATTGTTGACTTGGTGGCTTGGCGGATGTATTTTGCTTGAGTAGCGGCTAAGGTAAGTTTGATATCCTTCAGGGTAGAACGCAGCTTTTGGACTTCCTTCTCAACCCGACTCACCACTTCTAAAGTGTTGGCGTTACCACGTTTAATCACCTGAAACGCCAGTGCATTTTGTCCGTTAAACCTAACTAATGTAGCCCCTGTTTCGCTTAGCGCATTAGCTGGATTTGGGGCAACAGATGCACTAGGATTACCCAAGAGTGAGACTTTGAGAACTCCTGGTAGTTTTGCGATCGCTGGCACAATTTGGTCATTGGCTAGCTTAGTCAAATCTGTTAAATTCCGTGAGTCACTCTCAATGGCATAGCTAACGGCGGCTGACTCGTTCAGATTCAGGGGAATGATTTTGTAATTTGCTTTCTCAGGCAAAGTCAATTGCTTGAGAGCAGTTTCTACCTTACGAGTCGATGTGTCTAAATTAGTGCCAACCACAAAAGACAGACTGACGGCAGTTTGACCAGGGTAGACGGATGCACGAATATCTTCAAGTCCTTGTAGAGAACGCAGTCGCTCCTCCAATGGCTGGGTGAGCTTTGCTTCCGTATCTAGGGCAGTATTTAGAGGTGCAGTAGCATTCACCACCACTACCGGAAAGGTTATATCTGGAAACAAAGCATATTTGAGAGAACTAAAAGCAAGAGTACCAGCGATGGTCACGGCAATCCAAAAACTCACCGTCAACCACGAAAAGTCAATTGCCAATCTGGAAATATTGAAGCGTTCTCGTACAGATTTTGAATTATTTAACTTTACCATTTGGGAAAATCATCGTGTGGGTGACACAATTATTTGTCATGCTACAGTAATCGGTTGTCAGTTGTCAGTTGTTAGTGGTCAGTGGTCAGTTGTCAGTGGTCAGTTGTCAGTGGTCAGTGGTCAGTTGTCAGTTGTCAGTGGTCAGTGGTTATTCTCCCCTGCTCCCCTGCTCCCCTGCTCCCCTGCTCCCCTGCTCCCCTGCCCCCCTGCTCCCCATCTCCCCCATCTCCCCCATCCCCCATGCCCATGATTCTGGTGCCCCAAGGAGCCGAGTATAAAGCTGTGTGTCGTGGCTTAAGTCGAGTCACTGGCTTTAAACCAACCCTGATGCCTATACCAATTGGCGCTAAAGCCTTAAACGAATACCTGCAACGATGTTTAGAGAATGAAAATTTCCGCAATCATCTACAACCACAAGTCTTGGTTATGGGTATATGTGGCAGCTTGACCAAGCACTATGGTGTCGGAGACGTTGTGCTGTATCTTGATTGTATTTATCAAGGGAAGTTGAGAGAGTGCGATCGCTCTTTTACTGCACAGTTGCATTCTTGCTTACAAGAAAAGGTGTCTTTAGTCAAGTCTTTGACAAGCGATCGCGTAATTTGCTCTGCTGCTGAAAAACAGCATTTGGGTGAAACATTAGGGGCTGATGTTGTTGATATGGAAGGATTTGCCGCCCTAGAGTTTTTCCATCAGTTTGGTGTGGCAGTGGCTATGTTGCGAGTTGTCAGCGACGATTGTCAGCATGATATCCCAGATTTGTCATCGGCAATCAATCCAGATGGTTCTCTTCAAGCAATACCATTAGCACTAGGATTACTTGGACAACCAATTGCCGCTACCAGACTAATTCGAGGCTCATTAAAAGGACTCAAAGTATTGGAGAAAATTACAAATTTACTATTTTTTGACCAAAGCTAGAGTGTAGGGGGATATCAGGGCAAACGCACCAAAATTTACAAAAATTGCGCCTCATTGGTTGTCGGTCAAACTGAAATCAAGATGCCTCAACTTCAAATGTACAAACATTTGATATCAAGTTCGGCTAATTACTTACGATATAGTCGGTTTGCTTGGTAATAGGTAATGGCTAATGGGTAATAGGTAATACTCAAAACCAATTACCAATTACCAATTCCCAATTCCCAATTACCGACCTCCACAGATATCATAAGTGTTTAAACGGACATGATATGAGATATAACTGTTGTTGGGTACAACAAAAAACAAAAAGCCCAACAACTCACTGCATCGACTTAAGCTAATTAGGTGTGATCGCAATCACAAATTAGTAGTCAGAACAGGTGTTGCTGTGGGCTTGAGATTTAGGTATGTGGGTGCATTACCTGACGGGGTGACAAGAAGGCGAAGAGTGCTGATTGAATCCGTGCAATAGCATGTATACCTCGCCTAATTGGGGTAGTTTACCAGGCACAAGACGTACAAGTGCGATCGCTAATCATTTACGATTGCGATATCAAGCCTAATTGAGATACTGTTTCCTTCTTTGCCGCACTTGATGAGGTAACTTTTATAACCTCTTCTATACCTCTGTATTTTTTAGCAAAATTAAGAAGCACATCTACTAAGTGTGTAAAAAGTTCAAAAATTTTACTAACTAATTCACAGGCTTGCTTATATTTGTCTTCTGTTAAATGCATATTTGCGATATTTTTTTTGATTTGATAAGAATGAACACAATGTTGATCTTCAGCGAGGAAATGAAGATTTCCAAAATATGGATACTCTCTGTTAGTGAGTAATTTTAATTCTTGGGTCACTGGTGCAGTTTTTGAAAAGAATATATGCGATATGTATTCTATAGACTCAATAGCCACTAACTTATAAATGGGACTAACTTTATAAGTATACCGATATAATTCATAGATTGTTTGTCTACAAATCCACGTCTCATTGCTCCAATTAAATTTTAAAGAATCTGTAAAATTTAATGAATAATTAAACTCTAAATCTTTCAGATCTTGTAAAAACCATATCCAATGGTTTTCTTCTTCGCAAATTTGTTGATTAATAATATTTTGAATAGGGTCGGTAGTTGGTTGTTCTAACCAAACAAACTTGTTTAAGTCTCCATAACCCATTACAAAAGGGGTGAAACAAGGAGCAAAACACAGTTTTTCTGCAGGAGGAATATTTGGATCTTCTAAAAATTGAAAAAACGGTAATTGAGCAAATTTGAATAATTCTTCTTCTATTAAGGCTAAGATTTTTTTCATTGTTAAATTTTACCTTGATTATTTTTACTATACAATCTTTAATATCTTAATAATTAGAAAGTGGCAATACCAAGTTGGTATGCATCAATACTTTGCTTTAACCGTTCTCTAGCATCCAAAGTTAATCTATTAACGTAATCAAACATTTTAGGAGAATAACCAGCACTTCCTTATTTTATTCATATAAAAACACGAATAACATCAGTAAATACGCCCGAAAATATTTTTTAAATATAAATTTTCTATCAAGCGCTCCAATGCTTGAAAAAGTATTTAGTCAGTTTTTACTGAAGCTTTAAGCTCTGAAGAAAAATAAAGCGCAGTTTCGTATATAATCGGTATTATTCATAATCCCCTGCCACTGTTGCGATCGCGCTCCAAATCCAGGCGATCGCTCTGTTTGACCTCTGTCAATTCTGGAACTTCAACAGAGTTTCATGACGACCATGCCCTACTTCTTCTGTTTTATATAGGACTCATATTTGATTTTTGAACAAAACTCAGTACACCTTTATTCCTTCTTCCCAGTCCCCAGTCCCCAGTCCCCAGTCCCTTACCTCTACGAGTGATTCAGAAATCAAATCGGATTGCTATATGTCCTATGTTGAATCTCTTGAAAACCTGTATTTATAGTTGATTTGAAGAGTTTTTAATTTCATCATAAAGATTACTTTAATTATTTTTTAACTTAATTACATAATCTGCATTTTGCTGTGTAATTAACTTCACACTTGAGATCGCCACTTACTCATGGCGGAAACCACACCAGATGCCCTCTGCCGACAGCCTTTGCACCTGGCGTGAAACTCCAACACCCTTACGCGTGACGCTCGTTTTGGCGCTCGTTCTTCGCGCTTCGCTAACGCCGGGAACCAGAGCCACTGCGCTATCGCACTCTGCCGACAGCCAAAGGAAGTAGCGTACAAGACGAGAGCTACCTCACCGTAAGACTGCGACTGCCTCACCAAGTGGAGCAAGTGGCGTTCCAGAGTCAATAGTCCAAAAAAGCTAAAATTTGGACTATTGACTATTGACTGCCTCAATTAAAAATTTATGACAATGCGCGTAAGTCCAAAGTATGTTAAATTGTGTTTTTAATTTGTGCTGGTGTTTGAAGTTGAGAAGATTTTAAATAATTTTCTCAACTATTGCTGAACAAAATAAAAACTCTTCCTTACCAATTACTTGAAATTCTAATTCTGCTCCTACAGTTTTAGATTTAGCATCAAGTATTCCGAATAAGGTGACACGATGGCCGCGTCGTTGAAGATGCTTTCCTTAGGAAAGCATAGGGTTTAGGTGACCAGATACTGGTGGACAAATGATACCAAAATGAGTCATTATCAAGTGCCTTTGAAAGTGAGATTTTGTGTTTGTTTAATGCATCTTTTTAATTTTTCGGCTATAACTTGAACGTGAGGTTCATACAACATTGTTAAGTGGTCACCAGGGATAAAATGCACTTCCAATGGTTCAGCAGAAAACTTGCCCCAACCCCATGCCGTATCTTGAAGAATATCAAAAAGTTCATCTTCAAAAATAACAGCCCTCTCTGGATTAAAATCGTTAGCTCTAAACAGGATATTTCGAGTTAGATAAACTTGCTCTGGTGGGTAAAAAGTTAAATCATTAGCAATAAAACTCACAAGCCAGTTGTATAAACGTATTGCTCTCTGTTCTGAAGATATATTACCAGTAATTCGCAATGATTTTTTGTTCATAGGATGAAGTTGCTCGGCATTTAGGAATTGCTCGAAAAGGTAGTCTATTTTTTCGTCTGTATTCAGAGACTGGAGAATATTTTCAGATAAGTCCAGATTTATTCCACCTAATGCTTCGATTGTTTTGAGAAGATAAGTTACCCATGTAGGACGATCCCAATCAAAATTTGTCGGTTTAATTGACCTTGGGGCAGAAGTATCTAGTAGGGCAATTAGAGCTACCTCTTGTCCTTGTTTAAACAACTGCTGTGCCATTTCAAATGCCACTTTTCCACCAAAGGAATGTCCTCCCAAAAAGTATGGGCCTTGAGGCTGAACTGTCTGTATTGCTTTAACATAGTCAGATGCCATATTCTGGCATATGGTGTAAGGGTTCCATTCTTGATCAATATCTAATTTTTGCAGTCCGTAAAATGGTTGATTTGAACCTAAATGATGTGCTAACTCACATAAATAACTTGCATTTCCAGCACCCCCTGATATACAGAAGAAAGGGCGCTGAGAACCACCAGTTTGAATCTCTAATAATGTAGAATCCGACAAAGATGATGTTGATTGATATCTAACAGAATCAGATAAACTAGGGTAAATATTGGAATTTTCATCCTTTACAGGTATCTTGTATTTTATTGCACTTGCTTGTATTTCTTTAAAAGAATTAGCATGAGTCCGTTTAATTTCTAAATCTAGATAATTTGCAACATCTAAAAGAGTTGGTTTTTCATAAAAATCACGAGGATAGATTTTGATTTTCAAGTCTTGATGAATATGATTAGTAACTTCGATGATGATCAAAGAATCTACGTCTAGTTCTAAAAGGATATCGTCTTCTACTGGAACTTGTTGAGCATCTATCCGTAAAACTTGAGCAATCTTTTTTTGTAAGTAAGATGTGAGAAAATCTACTCTTTCTTTTGTTGCCATCTCAAGAATTTGATTGAGAAGTATTCCCTCTTTTTCTATGATTTGAGAATTGCGGTCAACTGGAACTAATTTTGATTTTTCAGAATCCTGAAATGGTAACTGTGATTTACTTGATTGATTTTTGGATTCAGTTAATATTGGTTGAATCAAATCTTGTTCACTTTCTAAAGTTGTTTGTTTCTCAATCCAATATCGCTGTCTTTGAAATGGATAAGTTGGCAGCCTAAGTTTTTGTTGCCGATGATTTTGATAAAAAGCAGACCAATTTATAGTTTGTCCACGCACATATAAGCTACCCAAAGTTTGAAGTATTTGTTGCCAATCAGAAGACCCAGGTCGCAAACTTGCAAGCCAAACTCCTGTTTCTGCTGGTAAACAATTACGTCCCATTTTTAACAAAATAGGTTTTGGGCCAACCTCTACAAATATTTCATAACCTAAGTCGTGAACTGTCTGCATACTTGCAGCAAATTCTACGGACTGCCTCATGTGACGACACCAATAATCAGGTGTAATTTCATCAGATTTTAATTGCTTTCCAGTCACGTTAGAAATAATATTAATCTGCGGTTTCGAGTAAGAAATGGTAGCAGCAACTTGACGAAATTCAGCGAGTATCGGCTCCATTAATGGAGAGTGAAAAGCATGAGAAGTTTCTAGTTTAACTGTTTTAATTCCTGCGTTTTCTAGTTGAATACAAATAGCTTGTAATATCTGTTGTTCTCCAGAAATGACAGTATTTTGTGAACTATTACGAGCAGCGATCGCTACTTTATTTTCATCAATTTCAACCAGTTTTCGGATATCAGCTTCTTGTGCAAATACTGCTACCATCTCACCATTGGTAGGTAAGTTCTGCATCAAGCGGCTTCTTTCGGCTATTAGTTTTAATCCATCCTCCAGACTAAAAACTCCTGCTACACAGGCAGCTACATATTCTCCTACACTGTGACCCATGACAACACTGGGTACAACACCCCAAGATTTCCAAAGTTCAAAGAGCGCATACTCGATCGCAAATAAGGCAGGTTGAGTATAAAGTGTCTGGTCTAATGGTGAAATCTCTCCCGGTTGAGGATAAAGAACCGCGAGCAGTGAGTTTCCTAAATAAGTACGTAAAATTTGATCGCAACGATTCAAGGTTTGGCGAAAAATGGGCGCAGTTTCGTAAAGTTGGCGTCCCATGTCAATGTATTGTGAACCTTGTCCAGTGAATAAAAATGCTATTTTGGGAGGTTTTTTGCTCTCTATCAAACCACTGATAACTGTGGCTGTCTTTTGATGATTCGTAAAAGCAAATAACTGTTTTTGCAACTGCACGCTAGACTCAGCGACAATGGCAAGACGGTTGTTAAAATGCGATCGCCCCACATTAGCAGTAAAACA
Above is a window of Nostoc sp. UHCC 0702 DNA encoding:
- a CDS encoding phosphorylase encodes the protein MPMILVPQGAEYKAVCRGLSRVTGFKPTLMPIPIGAKALNEYLQRCLENENFRNHLQPQVLVMGICGSLTKHYGVGDVVLYLDCIYQGKLRECDRSFTAQLHSCLQEKVSLVKSLTSDRVICSAAEKQHLGETLGADVVDMEGFAALEFFHQFGVAVAMLRVVSDDCQHDIPDLSSAINPDGSLQAIPLALGLLGQPIAATRLIRGSLKGLKVLEKITNLLFFDQS
- a CDS encoding efflux RND transporter permease subunit; its protein translation is MVKLNNSKSVRERFNISRLAIDFSWLTVSFWIAVTIAGTLAFSSLKYALFPDITFPVVVVNATAPLNTALDTEAKLTQPLEERLRSLQGLEDIRASVYPGQTAVSLSFVVGTNLDTSTRKVETALKQLTLPEKANYKIIPLNLNESAAVSYAIESDSRNLTDLTKLANDQIVPAIAKLPGVLKVSLLGNPSASVAPNPANALSETGATLVRFNGQNALAFQVIKRGNANTLEVVSRVEKEVQKLRSTLKDIKLTLAATQAKYIRQATKSTIDALLEAVLLSIVVIFPFLWNWRATLISALAIPTSLLATFIVMAIFGFNLETITLLALALVIGSIVDDAIVDVENIMRHIEDGESPRKAALLATNEIGLTVTAATLTAVAVFLPIGLMGGVIGQFFKPFGITVSAAMLASMLVARTLSPVLAIYWLKPTFSRSPRREANIWVAFAQSYTGLLRWSLNHRRIVIGLAALSFIAGIAIIPLIPKGFIPKLDRGEFNIAYIAPLPSIPEVALEQGSRGVGVQGSGGAGEQGSRGAGEQGRNTNPQSPIPNPQSPLPLIPTPSGRGGPEFPSPQSPVPSPQSPIPNPQIPNPLNDSLEVAKKLEEVVRKSPAVETVFTTVGSREGEPNKGTLYVKLKDNRNITTAALQDQLRSALPTLPGVTTSVEDIQFVDTGGQKPLQVALRGNDLQALSKAAKAIKERISKLPGFADVTVTGEQNLQGTVFHIERLDNQRVAYIGANLGKDLSLGDATDKLVAEAQAVLPSGVSLDLGGDSARIGEVFGSFGTTLALSALCIIVVLILLFKSWVDPVVIGISLPLALVGAMLALLITKSDFGMISLIGFVFLLGLANKNAILLVDYINQLRQAGLNRTEAILKTGLVRLRPIMMTTASTILGMLPIALGLGAGSELRSPMAVAIAGGLISSTILSLIVVPVVYTILDDWFPRFKRMRSSTSATLSDQGAGN
- a CDS encoding acyltransferase domain-containing protein; this translates as MNREPIAIIGIGCRFPHAKNPEAFWQLLSDGVDAITETPLSRWDIDPKAVKLDKTNTFWGGFLDQVEQFDPKFFGISAPEAASMDPQQRLLLEVTWEALEDAGQIPAHLAGTQTGVFIGISSQDFSVLSWENSNDDIYKTTGTSHCIAANRISYVLNFTGPSIAFDTACSSSLVAVHYACQSLWNEESTLAVAGGVNLLLSPKATFNFAKAGFMAPDGRCKTFDARANGYVRGEGAGVVILKPLSQAQAEGDRIYAVIKGSAVNQDGRSNGLTAPNPQAQEAVLRSAYRISGVSPGQVQYIEAHGTGTSLGDPIEIKALGKILAEGRLPGNYCTVGSVKTNIGHLEAAAGIAGLIKVALSLKHQQIPPSLHFQKPNPYIPFDKLPLRVQQTLEPWPQGNSLALAGVSSFGFGGTNTHMVLAQAPVESPKDDVIEHPVHFLTLSAKNEDALGELAQRYREFLIDQPESALADICFTANVGRSHFNNRLAIVAESSVQLQKQLFAFTNHQKTATVISGLIESKKPPKIAFLFTGQGSQYIDMGRQLYETAPIFRQTLNRCDQILRTYLGNSLLAVLYPQPGEISPLDQTLYTQPALFAIEYALFELWKSWGVVPSVVMGHSVGEYVAACVAGVFSLEDGLKLIAERSRLMQNLPTNGEMVAVFAQEADIRKLVEIDENKVAIAARNSSQNTVISGEQQILQAICIQLENAGIKTVKLETSHAFHSPLMEPILAEFRQVAATISYSKPQINIISNVTGKQLKSDEITPDYWCRHMRQSVEFAASMQTVHDLGYEIFVEVGPKPILLKMGRNCLPAETGVWLASLRPGSSDWQQILQTLGSLYVRGQTINWSAFYQNHRQQKLRLPTYPFQRQRYWIEKQTTLESEQDLIQPILTESKNQSSKSQLPFQDSEKSKLVPVDRNSQIIEKEGILLNQILEMATKERVDFLTSYLQKKIAQVLRIDAQQVPVEDDILLELDVDSLIIIEVTNHIHQDLKIKIYPRDFYEKPTLLDVANYLDLEIKRTHANSFKEIQASAIKYKIPVKDENSNIYPSLSDSVRYQSTSSLSDSTLLEIQTGGSQRPFFCISGGAGNASYLCELAHHLGSNQPFYGLQKLDIDQEWNPYTICQNMASDYVKAIQTVQPQGPYFLGGHSFGGKVAFEMAQQLFKQGQEVALIALLDTSAPRSIKPTNFDWDRPTWVTYLLKTIEALGGINLDLSENILQSLNTDEKIDYLFEQFLNAEQLHPMNKKSLRITGNISSEQRAIRLYNWLVSFIANDLTFYPPEQVYLTRNILFRANDFNPERAVIFEDELFDILQDTAWGWGKFSAEPLEVHFIPGDHLTMLYEPHVQVIAEKLKRCIKQTQNLTFKGT